From Mya arenaria isolate MELC-2E11 chromosome 1, ASM2691426v1, a single genomic window includes:
- the LOC128227215 gene encoding gamma-aminobutyric acid type B receptor subunit 2-like, whose translation MADSSFVGISGRLSFKDGGADPDKSMVLQRIQGGKRVNVGYVTQATNTKQIIWLKGVLKWKDNKTPRDSTYVTYREITIPPVMYITLCTLAACGIILALSLFGFNIVFRSNRSVKMSSPNINNVLLFGCMMCYSTVFLKPTETTHGAVCKARVCLFCIGFTVTFGALFTKTWRVHRIFTNKKLLRMAIKDYQLLAIIGILVAVITGVLIAWETVGPHSVVVQYLEKEVHMDENDSEIRPFVRMCRSDNSVYFGWAIYIIEGALLSFGAFLAWETRHVKIEALNDSHQIGLCLYNVVVLSAVGLTLSFLLENEVVMLYGITSGCLIIGTTVTQLVVFLPKIHAVHSKVENAVQNNGAMFKSNTGSGPATNTKATDDHTSDKQ comes from the exons ATGGCGGACTCGTCATTCGTCGGAATATCCGGCCGCCTCTCATTTAAAGATGGAGGCGCTGATCCTGACAAGAGCATGGTGTTACAACGCATTCAAG gaGGAAAAAGGGTGAATGTCGGTTATGTTACACAGGCGACTAATACCAAGCAAATAATTTGGCTGAAAGGAGTATTGAAATGGAAAG ACAACAAAACACCACGTGACTCGACATACGTGACCTACCGAGAGATCACCATCCCTCCAGTAATGTACATAACCTTGTGTACCCTTGCAGCCTGTGGAATCATCCTGGCTCTCTCCTTGTTTGGGTTCAACATTGTGTTCAGGAGCAACAG ATCAGTGAAGATGTCCTCTCCGAACATTAACAACGTGTTACTGTTTGGATGTATGATGTGCTACTCAACTGTGTTTCTCAAACCGACAGAGACGACGCATGGAGCTGTTTGCAAG GCTCGCGTCTGCCTCTTCTGTATCGGATTTACAGTGACATTTGGTGCGCTATTCACTAAAACATGGCGAGTTCACAGAATTTTCACCAACAAAAAACTTCTTAGAATG GCAATTAAAGACTACCAACTTCTTGCAATAATCGGTATCCTAGTTGCTGTGATTACCGGCGTCCTTATTGCATGGGAGACAGTTGGACCGCATTCGGTAGTAGTGCAGTACCTAGAAAAAGAG gtaCATATGGATGAAAACGACTCCGAAATTCGACCGTTTGTGCGCATGTGCAGGTCTGATAATTCGGTGTACTTCGGCTGGGCAATCTACATTATAGAGGGCGCCCTTCTGTCGTTTGGAGCATTCCTTGCCTGGGAAACACGACAC GTAAAGATCGAGGCCCTGAACGACTCTCACCAGATTGGCCTCTGTCTATACAACGTGGTTGTCCTGAGCGCGGTTGGCCTCACCTTGTCTTTTCTACTGGAGAATGAGGTTGTCATGCTGTATGGAATCACGTCCGGATGTCTCATCATTGGAACTACAGTCACACAGCTTGTGGTATTTCTACCAAAG ATACATGCTGTTCACTCAAAGGTGGAAAATGCAGTACAAAATAACGGCGCCATGTTCAAATCGAATACCGGATCAGGGCCGGCAACCAACACTAAGGCTACGGATGACCATACATCGgataaacagtaa
- the LOC128227223 gene encoding gamma-aminobutyric acid type B receptor subunit 1-like encodes MALHDINNDPRILPGYNLTYTYIDSMCSEGVSVYRMLRELQAGLPYHMVLGDGCSTCSAATAQVSYLWNLTQLSYGSSSPILSDRKRFPKFFRIATPDQMVNEARIQLMREFNWKKVATIHQALEFFSVVTDDFFHRASDLNATIITQEIFVHDPKSRVENLKKRDARIIMTAMYEDRARAVLCAAYKVGLYGAKIVWVFAGWFSSSFWLVKQNDIDCTPEQMALVADGAFLTSAVNYNPREERGIHEMTVSEFLDRYYNDTGYNTDLDMYKSVVGQSYDHIWIAALALNCTETELTRRGNRAMLSRTRRTRHN; translated from the exons ATGGCGCTCCATGACATCAACAATGATCCTCGGATCTTACCCGGATACAATCTAACGTACACTTACATAGACTCGATG tgCAGCGAGGGTGTATCCGTGTATCGGATGTTGCGGGAGCTTCAAGCGGGTCTGCCATATCATATGGTGCTCGGAGATGGCTGCTCAACGTGCTCCGCGGCCACTGCACAAGTTTCATATCTCTGGAACCTTACTCAG TTATCATACGGCTCCTCCTCGCCCATCCTATCGGACCGGAAACGGTTCCCCAAGTTCTTTCGGATAGCGACCCCGGATCAGATGGTGAACGAGGCAAGGATCCAACTGATGCGGGAATTTAATTGGAAGAAGGTCGCCACAATCCATCAAGCGCTTGAGTTCTTCTCCGTG GTCACGGACGACTTCTTTCATAGAGCTTCGGACCTGAATGCCACCATAATTACCCAGGAGATTTTTGTGCACGATCCCAAGTCTAGGGTCGAGAACCTGAAG AAACGTGATGCCAGGATTATCATGACAGCGATGTATGAGGACAGAGCGAGAGCAGTGCTGTGTGCC GCATACAAGGTAGGTTTGTACGGCGCCAAGATCGTGTGGGTGTTTGCGGGCTGGTTCTCCAGTAGTTTCTGGCTGGTGAAACAGAATGACATTGACTGTACTCCGGAGCAAATGGCCTTAGTTGCAGACGGTGCCTTCTTAACTTCAGCCGTTAATTATAACCCCAGAGAAGAGAGGGGTATTCACGAAATGACCG tttCAGAATTCTTGGATCGCTACTACAACGACACAGGCTATAATACAGACCTTGATATGTACAAAAGTGTCGTCGGCCAGTCGTACGACCACATCTGGATTGCCGCCTTAGCACTCAACTGCACCGAGACTGAATTAACGCGTAGAGGTAATAGAGCAATGTTGAGCAGGACAAGAAGGACACGACATAATTAG